From Parasphaerochaeta coccoides DSM 17374, a single genomic window includes:
- a CDS encoding NAD(P)-dependent oxidoreductase has translation MSLHVIDEANRCLQCKKPLCRQGCPVNTPIPEAISLLKENKIQAAGKLLFGNNPLSIVCAHVCPQENQCEGHCVLGKKGSPILFSEIERYISGYYIDLFDPLPSRKDKGKVAIIGSGPAGITIAFDLSSRGYDVTIFERYDKIGGVLRYGIPDFRLPKPILDRMSDMLRASGVTIRPNTSIGTNLTIEDLFRDAYRAVFMGTGVWKPRKLNLPGETLGHVHFAIDYLRNPEVYRLGNTVAVIGAGDVAMDAARTALRHGSQNVYVLYAKREQDVSAREVEVSYAKIDGATFLFNTEPIAFVDGGVIVADTIVEDQEGGRPIVRTVEGSQRLFSADSVIVSIGQGPRSVIVDSTPGIEVSDKGLVNVDDSGRTTHDGIFASGDVVTGARTVVEAVKVSRRVADAMDDYISTHFPTDAHLREKAPGEKKSEKHFTS, from the coding sequence ATGAGTCTCCACGTCATTGATGAAGCGAACAGATGCTTGCAATGCAAGAAGCCTTTATGCCGCCAAGGGTGCCCGGTGAACACTCCTATCCCCGAAGCCATCAGCCTGCTCAAGGAAAATAAGATACAAGCGGCCGGAAAGTTACTGTTCGGAAACAATCCCCTCTCCATTGTCTGTGCTCATGTTTGTCCCCAGGAAAACCAGTGCGAAGGGCATTGTGTCTTAGGAAAAAAAGGCTCACCCATCCTTTTCAGTGAGATTGAGCGTTACATCAGCGGCTACTATATCGACCTGTTCGACCCACTCCCTTCCCGCAAGGACAAAGGGAAAGTCGCAATCATCGGCAGCGGACCGGCAGGCATCACCATTGCCTTTGACCTCTCGTCACGCGGCTATGACGTTACCATTTTTGAACGTTATGACAAAATCGGCGGAGTCTTGCGCTACGGCATCCCTGACTTCCGTTTGCCCAAGCCCATATTGGACAGGATGAGCGACATGCTCCGCGCCAGCGGCGTCACAATCAGGCCGAACACCAGCATTGGCACTAACTTGACGATAGAAGACCTCTTTCGGGATGCATACCGGGCGGTATTCATGGGAACTGGTGTCTGGAAACCCCGCAAGCTCAACCTGCCAGGAGAAACGTTGGGACATGTCCATTTTGCCATTGATTACCTGCGCAATCCTGAAGTCTATAGACTGGGCAATACCGTAGCGGTAATCGGAGCGGGTGATGTAGCCATGGATGCCGCGCGCACAGCCCTGCGCCATGGCAGCCAGAATGTCTACGTCCTGTACGCAAAGAGGGAACAGGACGTGTCCGCCCGTGAAGTTGAAGTCTCCTACGCAAAGATTGACGGAGCCACGTTCCTTTTCAATACTGAGCCGATAGCCTTTGTTGATGGAGGCGTCATAGTCGCCGATACCATTGTCGAGGATCAAGAAGGAGGCCGTCCTATTGTCAGGACAGTTGAAGGAAGCCAACGCCTTTTCTCCGCTGACAGCGTGATTGTATCAATTGGGCAAGGCCCCCGTTCAGTGATCGTGGACAGTACCCCCGGCATAGAGGTATCTGACAAAGGCTTGGTCAATGTGGATGATTCCGGTAGAACCACTCACGATGGCATATTTGCGTCAGGAGACGTTGTAACAGGCGCACGGACTGTCGTAGAGGCTGTCAAAGTGTCACGCCGTGTAGCTGATGCCATGGATGACTACATCTCCACGCACTTCCCTACTGACGCGCATCTGCGGGAAAAGGCACCAGGGGAAAAAAAGTCGGAAAAGCATTTTACTTCATGA
- the yfcE gene encoding phosphodiesterase — translation MPRLLFASDIHGSASAMRRLVEAYRVEKASRLILLGDLLYHGPRNDLPDEYAPKQVIEMLNELKDDILVALRGNCDAEVDQMVLNFPMMADYAPLFLDDLGGRVVYLTHGHVYGADNLPPLKPGDVLMQGHTHVPFMGKRNGTMVLNPGSVALPKGGSVPSYMTYENEVFTLKALDGKIQEELNLRGF, via the coding sequence ATGCCAAGACTTTTGTTTGCCAGTGATATCCATGGTTCCGCATCCGCCATGAGGCGGTTGGTTGAAGCGTACAGGGTGGAAAAGGCTTCCCGCTTGATACTTCTGGGAGACTTGCTCTACCACGGCCCCCGCAACGACCTGCCTGATGAATACGCCCCCAAACAGGTGATTGAGATGCTCAATGAGCTGAAAGATGATATTTTGGTGGCGCTCAGGGGCAACTGTGATGCAGAGGTAGATCAGATGGTGCTCAATTTCCCCATGATGGCTGATTACGCGCCTCTTTTTCTTGATGATCTGGGGGGTAGGGTGGTGTATCTCACCCATGGACATGTATATGGGGCAGACAACCTTCCGCCTTTGAAGCCGGGTGATGTCCTGATGCAGGGTCATACACATGTTCCTTTCATGGGAAAAAGGAATGGCACGATGGTCTTGAACCCCGGCAGCGTGGCTCTGCCGAAAGGCGGGAGCGTTCCTTCTTACATGACATATGAAAATGAAGTCTTTACATTGAAGGCGCTGGATGGTAAAATACAAGAAGAATTGAACTTACGAGGTTTTTGA
- the gdhA gene encoding NADP-specific glutamate dehydrogenase: protein MHEYVSRILEGVIRRDPEQKEFHQAVTEFLKSVDSIIDQLPRLRFEKILERMVEPERIVQFRVPWVDDSGSLQINRGYRIQMSSALGPYKGGLRFHASVNLSVLKFLAFEQVYKNSLTGLLLGGGKGGSDFSPRGKSDREVMAFCQSFMTELTRHIGPDTDVPAGDIGVGAREIGYMFGQYKRLANEFTGVFTGKSPVWGGSFIRPEATGYGLVYFAEQALMDAGLSLSGSTSLVSGSGNVAQYTIEKLLERGSKPLTISDSEGIIYDPEGIDNKKLAYIKTLKNVKRGRVKEYADTYRNSVFTPRSAYGEGNPLWNYPADYAFPCATQNEINEVDARNLVANNIKAVMEGANMPTNLEAQHILTGSGVIFGPGKAANAGGVAVSGLEMAQNSSRLQWTPQEVDARLVSIMKNIYKTVDQAATTYAKKGDLVAGANIAGMLRVSDAMLAQGYV, encoded by the coding sequence ATGCATGAATATGTCTCCCGGATTCTGGAAGGGGTCATTCGCCGCGACCCTGAGCAGAAAGAATTTCATCAGGCTGTTACAGAATTTTTGAAGTCAGTGGATTCCATCATTGACCAACTTCCCCGTCTACGTTTTGAGAAGATTCTTGAACGCATGGTAGAGCCGGAACGCATTGTTCAGTTCCGTGTGCCATGGGTGGATGACAGCGGTTCTCTGCAAATCAACCGTGGATACCGTATCCAGATGAGTAGTGCGCTTGGCCCTTACAAGGGAGGTTTGCGTTTCCATGCTTCGGTCAATCTGTCCGTCTTGAAGTTCCTGGCTTTCGAGCAAGTCTACAAGAACAGCCTGACCGGTCTGTTGCTTGGAGGCGGCAAGGGGGGAAGTGATTTTTCCCCTCGTGGCAAGAGTGACCGAGAAGTCATGGCTTTCTGCCAGAGTTTCATGACCGAGCTTACCCGCCATATAGGTCCTGACACCGATGTCCCTGCTGGTGACATTGGCGTAGGAGCGCGTGAAATCGGCTACATGTTCGGTCAGTACAAACGTCTGGCAAATGAGTTTACCGGCGTATTCACCGGAAAATCCCCGGTATGGGGAGGTTCCTTCATACGTCCCGAAGCCACAGGCTATGGCTTGGTCTACTTTGCTGAACAAGCCCTGATGGACGCTGGTCTTTCCCTTTCTGGTTCGACGTCCCTGGTTTCAGGGAGCGGGAATGTCGCTCAGTATACCATTGAAAAACTTTTGGAAAGGGGAAGCAAACCCCTTACCATCAGCGATTCCGAGGGTATCATCTATGATCCGGAAGGTATCGATAACAAAAAACTTGCATATATCAAGACCCTCAAGAACGTGAAACGGGGCAGGGTAAAAGAATACGCCGACACTTATCGTAATTCTGTTTTCACTCCTCGTTCAGCTTATGGTGAAGGCAATCCTTTGTGGAATTATCCTGCGGATTACGCTTTTCCCTGTGCTACCCAGAATGAAATCAACGAAGTGGATGCTCGCAATCTGGTGGCCAATAACATAAAAGCTGTGATGGAAGGGGCAAATATGCCGACCAATCTGGAAGCGCAGCATATTCTGACCGGTTCAGGAGTCATCTTCGGACCCGGCAAGGCCGCAAACGCAGGAGGAGTGGCTGTCAGCGGACTGGAAATGGCACAGAACAGTTCGCGGTTGCAGTGGACACCCCAAGAAGTTGACGCCCGTCTTGTTAGCATCATGAAAAATATCTATAAGACCGTAGATCAGGCCGCAACGACCTATGCCAAGAAAGGAGATTTGGTTGCCGGAGCCAATATCGCTGGTATGCTCCGTGTCTCGGACGCCATGCTTGCGCAAGGCTACGTTTGA